Below is a window of Methanobrevibacter sp. DNA.
GCTTAACCGGAAAGATTCCATGATACCATTTTTCAAAAAAAGACTGTCAAGGATTTTAATTCCGTTCATATTCTGGGCTGCGATGTATGTAATATACTCCTTTATATATCAGAAAGTCCGCAATACTTGAAGATGCAATAAACATATTTTTAGGAAAGGGAAATACCTTTGGAGTCATTTTCTGGTTTGTATGGATGATTATAATTGTTTACATTGCAATATCTATTATAAATAAGGCCGTTGAAAGATTTGATCTTGACAAAAAATTCATGGATGTTCTTGCGGTTCTATCAGTTCTATTTATCATTCTTACAGACTTCCACATATTAAGCGTACCTTTCTTCCCACTATTGACTTATTTCACATCATTTGTAAGCTTTGCAATTATAGGATATTTCCTTTCAAACAATTCTTTCATTTTCAATAGAATCAGTGCAAATAAGTCAGTTTTAATTCTATTTGCATCCTCTTTGCTTCTCTACAGCTATTATATCTGTACATATGTTGTTCCGCTGTCAATGCTCAGTAGCGGTTTTGTATATCTGGGATATTTCACAGTGATTATTTTAGCAATATCCTCACTAGTCTTTTTATTATTAAATACCTTGACAGAACAGAGATTATGAACAGATTTAAACATGGCAAATATGGACATGCAGTGACCTCATTAAGCCAGTACAGTTACGGAATTTACTTGGCTCATTATTTGATACTGCACCTGCTGCTTTTAATTTTAAATCCTTATCTCCACATTACCAGTTTCAATTCAATAATAGCTATTCCAGTGATTGTTGTTGTAGTATTTGCAATATCTGTTTTAATACTTTCCACAATGGATAAAATTCCGGTTTTAAATAAATTTACAGGCAAAAAGTAATCATCTGAATCTTATTTTTTTAAAATTAATAAAATTTAGGCATACCTAAATATTTATATATCATAAAAACAAATATTCAATTGAAGTTTAAAAAAAACATGGAGGTAAACAATGATTATAGGAATTGAAAACTTAAAAGAAAAACAAAAAGAAGAAAATAACGACGACGAATAACTTTAATCCTTTTTTTATTATTTATTTCTTCTCCAAT
It encodes the following:
- a CDS encoding acyltransferase family protein, yielding MNRFKHGKYGHAVTSLSQYSYGIYLAHYLILHLLLLILNPYLHITSFNSIIAIPVIVVVVFAISVLILSTMDKIPVLNKFTGKK